A window of Rufibacter sp. LB8 contains these coding sequences:
- a CDS encoding T9SS type A sorting domain-containing protein — protein sequence MTKKLPLNRWLMAGALCLMGTSLVHAQAVPPTYVNAPVVLAPPSSGTPYFSANNGATGQGVAVAPDGKVWSISNQASTTSGIVIHNPNGTVFRFAENTAKFTYSGTTAAPYMSAVIFSNPAKTISLGLGRGIRTSQDGNILVVADGNKIVKINYQTGEPIAYYETLNEAVTPAAAVAVGSPSDDVNGNIFVSAVSPNLNWIVKVVPGQDKMQEVKAAFVLPERTVTAGNPTIRTATISPDGKNIYIPFASTEQAMVKFSSTNGLDWTFAEKITLPGFSNTIQAEPDGRVYVVSWTAFGATNPFKFSMFDQVNPKLSWSYTLPYLNPSTATADVRGMDIKSGRDTVYMISAQTGRIYRFGATGPQNYRIAETRSANSDGVEANVNENVRLHGVVQSASIAGGDYNFFLAAKNDGAIQVFKADKGAMTYAPALGDSIAVMGKLVQNKGSLRVEVDSIRLIAGNQPLMAAKAVTTLDESSEGMKVRLQGAVKLVDPAQWTTGQGEGGFGVQVRQGTETYMVYIPSTSPLYSMPAPTGELEISGFVVQSKEDAPFTSGYYIIATSVQDVKYVSAGALADREWCPGEAISLPVYAMGNSSTSTVTVEMSDAAGSFATPRVIGTYTGQGNGNAAVTVPQVANGTGYRIRLVLDDPALTTLLPESFSITTAVATVSQVGNTLTASEGSAYQWFRNGVAIGAATERTYTATETGRYSVRVGAAGGCQGTSDVTAVTVLTSEILPTYKRDCLERDPVTGECLKFFSNNTGIVDIQSMAVDKQSKLWVAYYTKGIAVRNPDNTLYELTSSNLVTATDPAVDKSFIKQIKFKTFTDNAINVTGIGRAHDGNILVLVNSSILYKLDAITGEPLARYVAPVAVAGLTSTADGRIYFGGVTVNRSFIVKQSSTDPTTFDVLEDDFLLPSRVGFATRSSAISPSGNTIFYSSENSTLSLNVRNSAGQWEAGTPVTFTNITRVSRPIDDTRFFTVSQTGNGAPAMLNFHDLGTPARSWAMALPEVVDVHANGTIDLRGLAFSPNFDTVYVGSAFSGNIYRYIAQTPTNYTIAQVRPVNAQGVAEKVGEYVRLNGVVSTTNMASTGFNFIMTENGSAIQVFKPTTAGIVYTPTLGNTIEVLGTLVQTNGMLRLDVDYIKVIGTGGTVAAPTVITTALTEANEAMPVRLEKVTLVNPAAWTTGQGAGGFTVQVMQGTETYDVMIPSNSPLYNVAAPGGEIQIDGIVMQSDATSPFTAGYYIMPRTVNDVRFASTPALTDVQFCSGETVVLPIYAMGAAGATRVTVEMSDKAGSFAAARTVGTYTTNGAGNVTLTVPQVENGAGYRLRLMLENPALTYTVPQDITVTTAPVPTIALTQGTSNGTLTASEGDAYQWYFNGTAVAAPAGTARVLTIGRSGMYKVEVRVNGCSAVSADTQVSLTSVRNDEIAKQVELYPVPTEGMLHLKMPASVRKATRVQITDLAGRTISTQEAQGSDVLDLDLTTQPAGVYLVILHTPEGRIVKRVVKR from the coding sequence ATGACAAAAAAACTACCTCTTAACCGATGGCTCATGGCCGGGGCTCTGTGTCTCATGGGCACAAGTCTGGTACACGCGCAGGCTGTGCCGCCTACGTATGTGAATGCACCCGTTGTGCTTGCACCCCCAAGTAGTGGTACTCCGTACTTCTCGGCAAACAATGGTGCCACAGGGCAAGGAGTGGCCGTGGCCCCAGATGGCAAAGTCTGGTCAATCTCTAACCAAGCAAGCACCACCAGCGGTATTGTCATTCACAATCCTAATGGAACTGTCTTCCGGTTTGCAGAGAACACAGCTAAGTTTACGTACAGTGGAACCACGGCTGCTCCCTATATGAGTGCCGTTATTTTCAGTAATCCAGCAAAAACCATTAGTCTTGGACTTGGAAGAGGAATCAGAACATCACAAGACGGAAACATTCTGGTTGTGGCGGATGGAAATAAGATTGTTAAAATTAATTACCAGACGGGAGAGCCCATTGCCTACTATGAAACGCTAAATGAGGCCGTAACCCCAGCAGCTGCAGTAGCCGTTGGATCTCCATCAGATGATGTGAACGGAAACATCTTCGTGTCTGCCGTTAGTCCTAACCTGAACTGGATTGTTAAGGTGGTTCCCGGGCAAGACAAAATGCAGGAGGTGAAAGCAGCCTTTGTTTTGCCAGAACGCACCGTTACTGCCGGAAACCCAACTATTAGAACGGCCACTATCAGCCCAGATGGTAAAAACATCTACATTCCTTTTGCCAGCACTGAACAGGCGATGGTCAAGTTCTCTAGTACAAATGGCCTTGATTGGACCTTTGCAGAGAAAATAACGCTTCCCGGCTTCAGCAACACCATTCAAGCAGAGCCAGACGGCCGTGTGTATGTGGTGAGCTGGACAGCTTTTGGGGCAACCAATCCCTTCAAGTTCTCCATGTTTGACCAGGTCAACCCTAAGCTTTCCTGGAGTTATACACTTCCTTATTTGAACCCATCTACGGCTACAGCAGACGTGAGAGGCATGGACATCAAATCTGGAAGAGATACCGTGTACATGATTTCTGCCCAGACTGGCAGAATTTATAGGTTTGGGGCCACTGGGCCTCAGAACTACAGAATTGCAGAAACTCGCTCTGCCAACTCAGACGGGGTAGAGGCCAATGTGAACGAGAATGTGCGTTTACATGGCGTTGTACAAAGCGCTAGCATTGCTGGCGGGGACTACAACTTCTTCCTGGCGGCTAAAAATGACGGTGCCATACAAGTGTTTAAAGCCGACAAAGGGGCAATGACTTATGCCCCGGCGTTAGGCGATAGTATTGCCGTAATGGGCAAGCTGGTGCAAAACAAAGGCTCACTCAGAGTAGAGGTAGACTCCATTAGGTTAATTGCCGGTAACCAGCCATTGATGGCCGCCAAGGCAGTGACTACCCTAGATGAATCTTCTGAAGGCATGAAAGTGCGCCTGCAGGGAGCCGTGAAGTTAGTAGACCCAGCGCAGTGGACTACTGGCCAAGGCGAAGGTGGTTTTGGGGTACAGGTACGTCAGGGAACAGAAACCTATATGGTGTACATTCCCAGCACATCACCTTTGTACAGCATGCCCGCCCCAACGGGTGAGTTAGAAATAAGCGGGTTTGTAGTGCAGTCTAAAGAAGATGCGCCGTTCACCTCAGGGTATTATATTATAGCCACCAGCGTGCAAGACGTGAAATACGTTTCTGCCGGTGCGCTGGCTGACAGAGAGTGGTGCCCAGGGGAAGCCATCAGCTTGCCAGTGTATGCCATGGGTAATTCTTCTACCTCTACGGTAACCGTTGAAATGTCTGATGCTGCGGGCAGCTTTGCCACCCCAAGAGTGATTGGCACCTACACCGGCCAGGGCAACGGCAACGCAGCCGTGACCGTGCCACAGGTAGCCAATGGTACCGGGTATCGTATTCGCTTGGTTCTAGATGACCCGGCGTTGACCACACTGCTACCAGAAAGCTTCAGCATCACTACCGCGGTAGCCACTGTTTCTCAAGTTGGAAATACTTTGACCGCCTCTGAAGGGAGCGCTTACCAGTGGTTCCGGAATGGCGTAGCTATTGGAGCTGCCACAGAACGTACTTATACCGCCACTGAAACCGGACGCTACTCTGTAAGAGTTGGTGCCGCAGGCGGTTGCCAGGGAACCTCTGACGTAACTGCAGTAACAGTACTTACCAGTGAAATTTTGCCTACCTATAAGCGTGACTGTCTTGAGAGAGACCCAGTGACGGGTGAGTGTTTGAAATTCTTCTCAAATAACACGGGTATTGTAGACATACAGAGTATGGCCGTTGACAAGCAAAGCAAGCTTTGGGTAGCTTATTATACCAAAGGAATTGCCGTGCGGAACCCAGATAACACTCTATATGAGTTAACCAGCAGCAATTTAGTTACCGCTACAGACCCAGCCGTTGACAAATCATTTATCAAACAAATCAAATTCAAGACCTTCACAGATAATGCTATAAATGTGACTGGTATTGGCAGGGCCCATGACGGCAATATTTTGGTGCTTGTCAATTCAAGCATTCTCTACAAACTAGACGCTATTACCGGTGAGCCTTTGGCGCGGTATGTGGCACCAGTAGCAGTTGCGGGTCTTACATCTACGGCAGACGGTAGAATCTATTTTGGTGGTGTTACTGTGAACAGAAGCTTCATAGTGAAACAAAGCAGCACTGACCCCACCACGTTTGATGTGCTGGAAGATGATTTCTTGCTTCCGAGCAGAGTTGGTTTTGCCACCCGTTCCTCAGCTATTTCACCTAGCGGCAACACTATTTTCTACTCAAGTGAGAACTCCACCCTGAGCCTAAACGTTAGAAATAGCGCAGGCCAGTGGGAAGCTGGAACACCAGTGACGTTCACTAACATTACCAGGGTGTCGCGGCCAATTGATGATACCCGCTTCTTTACTGTTTCACAAACGGGCAATGGCGCACCTGCCATGTTAAATTTCCACGATCTTGGTACTCCCGCCCGTTCATGGGCTATGGCTTTGCCAGAAGTGGTAGATGTGCATGCCAATGGAACTATAGATCTTAGAGGCCTTGCTTTCTCACCTAATTTTGACACGGTATATGTAGGGTCTGCTTTCTCCGGAAACATCTACAGGTACATTGCCCAAACGCCTACCAATTACACCATTGCCCAGGTAAGACCAGTCAATGCGCAGGGCGTGGCTGAAAAAGTGGGTGAATACGTGCGGTTGAACGGCGTGGTAAGCACCACCAATATGGCCTCTACTGGATTCAACTTCATCATGACAGAAAACGGAAGCGCCATTCAGGTGTTCAAGCCAACTACTGCTGGCATTGTCTACACTCCAACTTTGGGTAATACCATTGAAGTCCTGGGTACTTTGGTTCAAACCAACGGCATGCTGCGCTTAGATGTGGACTATATTAAAGTGATAGGTACCGGTGGTACAGTAGCGGCACCAACCGTAATAACCACTGCCTTGACCGAAGCCAACGAGGCCATGCCTGTACGTCTGGAGAAAGTAACCTTGGTGAACCCTGCTGCCTGGACCACTGGTCAGGGCGCCGGCGGCTTTACCGTGCAGGTAATGCAAGGCACTGAGACGTATGATGTCATGATCCCGAGCAACTCACCGCTATACAACGTAGCAGCCCCAGGCGGCGAAATTCAGATAGATGGTATTGTGATGCAATCAGATGCCACGTCGCCTTTCACCGCAGGTTATTACATTATGCCACGCACCGTGAATGATGTGAGATTCGCGTCTACCCCAGCCCTGACAGATGTGCAGTTCTGCTCCGGTGAAACGGTAGTCTTGCCAATCTACGCCATGGGTGCCGCTGGAGCTACCAGAGTAACGGTAGAAATGTCTGACAAAGCGGGCAGCTTTGCCGCCGCCAGAACCGTGGGCACCTACACTACCAACGGCGCAGGCAACGTAACCTTAACCGTACCGCAGGTAGAGAATGGAGCCGGCTACAGACTTCGTCTGATGTTGGAGAACCCAGCCTTGACCTACACCGTGCCGCAGGACATTACCGTCACCACCGCCCCAGTGCCTACTATTGCTTTGACCCAGGGAACTTCTAACGGAACCTTAACCGCTTCTGAGGGAGATGCCTACCAGTGGTATTTCAACGGAACCGCTGTAGCGGCCCCAGCAGGTACTGCCCGCGTTCTGACCATTGGCCGTTCAGGCATGTACAAAGTAGAAGTAAGAGTGAATGGCTGTAGCGCTGTCTCTGCAGATACGCAGGTATCGTTAACAAGCGTCAGAAATGATGAAATAGCCAAGCAGGTAGAACTCTACCCGGTACCTACGGAAGGTATGCTGCACCTGAAAATGCCAGCTTCTGTGCGCAAAGCCACCCGCGTACAGATCACTGACTTAGCCGGACGCACCATTTCTACCCAGGAAGCCCAAGGAAGCGATGTGTTGGATTTAGATCTGACCACGCAACCAGCCGGCGTATACCTGGTAATTCTTCACACGCCAGAAGGCAGAATTGTCAAAAGAGTAGTGAAACGCTAA
- a CDS encoding T9SS type A sorting domain-containing protein, whose product MKKTLQTLAFSVLALGTVVFNNTAVAQGVNPPTYLNDDENGVGNGFFIKGAHSSISQGVVTDPAGRVWTSSNALGFYVANPDGTEYRLTSPDLTYAAAPGAGLTQAHVSAIFTTAANTNETVTGGRGLALAHDGHILIAAGNTLWKLNHITGAPIARWVSPAANIAAPSSDANGNIFISSVTQNKQYIIRQSTTNPATFETVMAETAFTPRNRVAGAVVRSTAISRDGKTLYIPYADPITYIEKYTSTDMVNWTHVGDIENGAASNAIWAGRFGKLYYVTFGTASSRPKLHFRDETNLARNWSQELTEIGANDIRGLSLTEGYDTAYIASGDTNGNVYRYITMDDVITGIRNDAEAQAVVAYPVPTSGVVTLELPESLRRNTKIQVTDLAGKSVLFRQSAVSNGSSLDFTGLAAGTYLVMINTPEGKIVRRVVKQ is encoded by the coding sequence ATGAAAAAAACTTTACAAACACTAGCCTTCTCAGTACTGGCGCTAGGAACAGTTGTGTTCAACAACACTGCTGTGGCCCAAGGCGTGAACCCGCCAACGTATTTGAATGACGATGAAAACGGCGTTGGTAACGGATTCTTTATCAAAGGTGCGCACTCTTCCATTTCACAAGGTGTGGTAACAGACCCCGCTGGCCGCGTTTGGACCAGCAGCAATGCCTTGGGTTTCTATGTAGCCAACCCAGATGGTACTGAATACAGACTGACCAGCCCAGATTTGACGTATGCGGCCGCGCCTGGCGCGGGTCTTACCCAAGCACACGTATCAGCTATTTTCACAACTGCTGCTAACACCAATGAGACTGTTACCGGAGGCCGTGGCTTAGCCCTTGCCCATGACGGCCACATTCTGATAGCCGCTGGTAACACCCTGTGGAAATTGAATCATATAACGGGTGCTCCTATAGCGCGTTGGGTATCGCCTGCCGCTAACATTGCCGCCCCTAGCTCAGACGCTAACGGAAATATCTTTATTTCCAGCGTAACCCAAAACAAGCAGTACATCATCAGACAAAGCACCACCAACCCAGCTACGTTTGAGACTGTAATGGCTGAGACTGCCTTCACGCCTCGTAACAGAGTAGCTGGCGCGGTAGTACGTAGCACGGCTATCTCCCGTGACGGCAAGACCTTGTACATCCCGTATGCTGATCCTATCACCTATATTGAAAAGTATACCAGCACAGACATGGTAAACTGGACGCACGTTGGTGATATTGAAAACGGTGCCGCCTCTAACGCTATCTGGGCTGGTCGTTTTGGTAAATTATATTATGTGACTTTCGGCACTGCTTCTTCTCGTCCTAAGTTGCATTTCAGAGATGAAACCAACCTGGCCCGTAACTGGTCACAGGAATTGACTGAGATTGGCGCGAATGACATTCGTGGCCTGTCTTTGACCGAAGGTTATGACACAGCTTACATTGCCAGTGGAGATACCAATGGAAACGTGTATCGTTACATCACCATGGATGACGTCATCACTGGTATTCGTAATGACGCCGAAGCGCAGGCAGTAGTAGCTTACCCAGTTCCTACCTCAGGCGTGGTGACCTTGGAGTTGCCAGAGTCTCTGCGTAGAAACACCAAAATCCAGGTAACGGATTTGGCTGGTAAGAGCGTATTGTTCCGTCAGTCTGCGGTGAGCAACGGATCTTCACTTGACTTTACTGGTTTAGCCGCCGGAACTTACCTGGTGATGATCAACACACCAGAAGGAAAAATTGTAAGAAGAGTAGTAAAACAATAA
- a CDS encoding response regulator — translation MPALALQCLSLPQTYYHQPEKTMEMLQRILLIDDDEITNYMNMRVLNKAEIVKHIDVVTDGQAALNYLASPAHLNAAQPLDLILVDIKMSGMDGFDFLEHYQHLPETQKAKKLFALSSSASFYDLHRLKEFQDVDGHLSKPLTQADALALVKEHFGDGAPEEASDL, via the coding sequence ATGCCAGCCCTAGCCCTGCAATGTCTATCTTTGCCGCAAACCTACTACCACCAACCTGAGAAGACTATGGAAATGCTGCAACGCATTCTGCTGATAGATGACGACGAGATCACCAATTACATGAACATGCGCGTGTTGAACAAGGCCGAAATTGTGAAACACATTGACGTAGTCACCGACGGGCAGGCGGCGCTCAATTACCTGGCCAGCCCCGCCCACCTAAATGCCGCCCAACCCCTGGACCTTATTCTGGTGGACATTAAAATGTCTGGCATGGACGGCTTCGATTTCCTGGAGCATTACCAGCATCTGCCGGAGACCCAGAAAGCCAAAAAACTGTTCGCGCTTTCTTCGTCGGCCAGCTTCTATGACCTGCACCGCCTCAAGGAATTTCAAGATGTAGACGGTCACCTTTCCAAGCCCCTCACCCAGGCAGACGCCCTGGCCCTGGTGAAGGAACACTTCGGGGATGGCGCTCCAGAGGAAGCATCAGATTTGTAG
- a CDS encoding glycosyl hydrolase, giving the protein MQFRKPLYPLMLMGLLSLPAIAQQKNKEKVPAHTPAKDRLDGYQQRLKLQQNSLVNNVPFRNVGPTVMSGRVVDVDVNPNDPTQFYVAYASGGLWRTLNNGISFEPLFDKEAVITIGDISVDWKTNSIWLGTGESNSSRSSYSGVGIYRSTDGGRTWQNKGLPESHHIGRIIQHPTDPNTVWVAALGHLYSANPERGVYKTTDGGTTWKHVLKGGNDNTGAVDLVVDPANPNNVYASLWHRERRAWNFVEGGNTSGIYKSTNGGETWQKVGGGFPSSDGIGRIGLSIFPSNPKILYASVDNQDLRSDVKATPTAGNRLRKEQFKDFTKEDFLKLEDATINAFLDDNNFPRQYTAKSVKEMVSTDKIRPVALSDFMVDANSAMIETPVTGAQVYRSDDGGQTWKKTHTGYIDDLYYTYGYYFGVIRVSPMNPDHVYILGVPLLKSEDAGKTWKEIGGPNVHSDHQDLWVNATKPGHLVNGNDGGINITYDDGKTWFKANTPAVGQFYSVAVDMATPYNVYGGLQDNGVWGGPSTYQASQAWTDNGRYPYQRLGGGDGMMVQVDFRDNNTVYTGSQYGAYFRLNKATGQRLSIQPKHNLGERPLRFNWESPILLSRHNQDVLYFGSNKFHRSLNKGENMEALSGDLTKGGRVGDVGYGTLTVIEESPKRFGLLYTGSDDGLIHVSRDGGYTWTKIVDKLPENLWVSSISASVENEGTVYATLNGYRWDDFTPYLFVSNDYGKTWKRIGTSLPKEPLNVVKEDPKNPNLLYVGSDNGLYVSFDKGQSFQAFGGDALPSVAVHDLAIHPRENDLVVGTHGRSLYIGNLTHVQQLTPAVQSKAVHVFQVTAPQYSDRWGQRFGAWNDAFQPGMTIPFYVNTAGTTTVRIKTDKGQVLKETKDQSERGMNYVGYDLTVDATNSSAYERALNEGRKAGDPVKVTPSMDEKLYLRPGKYIIEVEANGTKSTQEFTLRAPERRGRE; this is encoded by the coding sequence ATGCAATTTCGCAAACCACTCTATCCCTTAATGCTGATGGGGCTGTTGAGTCTCCCGGCCATCGCCCAGCAGAAAAACAAAGAGAAAGTCCCCGCCCATACGCCCGCCAAAGATCGCCTTGACGGCTACCAGCAGCGCCTGAAACTCCAGCAGAACTCCTTGGTGAACAACGTGCCTTTCCGCAATGTGGGGCCAACGGTAATGAGCGGCCGCGTGGTAGATGTAGATGTGAACCCCAATGACCCCACGCAGTTTTACGTGGCCTACGCCTCCGGCGGATTGTGGCGCACCCTAAACAACGGTATCTCCTTTGAGCCGCTGTTCGACAAAGAAGCCGTCATTACAATTGGTGATATCTCCGTGGACTGGAAAACCAATTCCATCTGGCTGGGCACCGGCGAAAGCAATTCCTCCCGTTCTTCTTACTCGGGCGTGGGTATTTACCGCAGCACCGACGGCGGCCGAACCTGGCAGAACAAGGGCCTTCCGGAAAGTCACCACATCGGTCGCATTATTCAGCACCCTACAGACCCTAACACGGTATGGGTAGCGGCGTTGGGTCACTTGTACTCGGCGAACCCTGAGCGTGGTGTGTACAAAACCACCGACGGCGGTACTACCTGGAAACACGTGCTCAAAGGCGGAAACGACAACACCGGCGCGGTTGATTTAGTGGTAGACCCGGCTAACCCCAACAACGTGTACGCCAGCCTGTGGCACCGCGAGCGCCGCGCCTGGAACTTCGTGGAAGGCGGCAACACCTCAGGCATCTACAAAAGCACCAACGGCGGCGAGACCTGGCAGAAAGTAGGCGGGGGTTTCCCCAGCAGCGACGGCATTGGCCGTATTGGCCTGAGCATTTTCCCCAGCAACCCGAAGATTCTCTACGCCAGCGTTGATAACCAAGACTTGCGCTCAGATGTGAAAGCCACGCCCACAGCCGGCAACCGTCTGCGCAAAGAGCAGTTCAAAGACTTCACCAAAGAAGATTTCCTGAAGCTGGAAGACGCCACTATTAACGCGTTCTTAGACGACAATAACTTCCCGCGCCAGTACACGGCCAAATCTGTGAAGGAAATGGTGTCCACTGACAAAATCAGACCGGTGGCGCTGTCAGATTTTATGGTAGATGCCAACAGTGCTATGATTGAGACGCCGGTGACGGGCGCGCAGGTGTACCGCTCAGATGATGGTGGCCAGACCTGGAAGAAAACCCACACGGGCTATATTGATGATCTGTACTATACCTACGGCTACTATTTCGGGGTAATCAGGGTGTCGCCCATGAACCCAGACCACGTGTATATTCTGGGAGTGCCCTTGCTGAAATCTGAAGATGCCGGTAAAACCTGGAAAGAGATTGGCGGGCCCAACGTACACTCAGACCACCAGGATTTATGGGTGAACGCCACCAAACCCGGCCACCTGGTCAACGGCAACGATGGTGGTATCAACATCACGTATGACGATGGGAAAACCTGGTTTAAAGCCAATACACCAGCCGTAGGTCAGTTCTATTCCGTGGCCGTTGACATGGCCACCCCTTACAACGTATATGGCGGCCTGCAAGACAACGGCGTGTGGGGCGGGCCCAGCACGTACCAAGCCAGCCAAGCCTGGACGGATAATGGTCGGTACCCGTACCAGCGTTTGGGCGGCGGCGACGGTATGATGGTGCAGGTAGATTTTAGAGACAACAACACGGTGTACACCGGCTCTCAGTACGGCGCGTATTTCAGGCTGAACAAAGCCACCGGTCAGCGTTTGTCTATTCAACCGAAGCATAACTTGGGTGAACGCCCATTGCGGTTCAACTGGGAAAGTCCCATTCTACTATCACGGCATAACCAAGATGTGCTGTACTTCGGCTCTAACAAATTCCACCGCTCTCTGAACAAAGGCGAGAACATGGAAGCTTTGTCTGGTGACCTGACCAAAGGTGGCCGCGTGGGCGATGTGGGCTATGGAACCTTGACGGTGATTGAGGAATCTCCCAAGCGTTTCGGGTTGCTGTACACGGGCTCAGATGATGGCTTGATTCACGTTTCAAGAGACGGCGGCTATACTTGGACAAAGATTGTAGACAAACTGCCGGAGAACCTGTGGGTGAGCAGTATTTCGGCCTCTGTGGAAAACGAAGGCACCGTGTACGCCACTCTGAACGGCTACCGTTGGGATGATTTTACGCCGTATCTGTTTGTCTCCAATGACTACGGAAAGACCTGGAAGCGCATTGGCACCAGCTTGCCCAAAGAGCCTTTGAACGTAGTAAAAGAAGACCCTAAAAACCCGAATCTGCTCTACGTAGGCTCAGACAACGGTTTGTACGTGTCCTTTGACAAAGGGCAGTCGTTCCAGGCGTTTGGCGGGGATGCCTTGCCAAGTGTGGCGGTGCATGATTTGGCGATTCACCCTAGAGAAAATGATTTGGTGGTGGGCACGCACGGCCGGTCATTGTACATCGGGAATTTAACGCATGTGCAACAACTCACGCCTGCCGTGCAAAGCAAAGCCGTGCATGTGTTCCAGGTGACCGCGCCGCAGTATTCAGACCGTTGGGGACAGCGCTTCGGGGCCTGGAATGATGCGTTCCAGCCGGGCATGACTATTCCGTTTTACGTGAACACCGCCGGTACCACCACCGTGCGCATAAAAACCGACAAAGGCCAGGTGCTCAAGGAAACCAAAGACCAGAGCGAGCGCGGCATGAACTACGTGGGCTATGATTTAACGGTAGATGCCACTAATTCTTCAGCGTATGAACGTGCCCTCAACGAAGGCCGTAAAGCTGGTGACCCCGTGAAAGTAACTCCGTCTATGGACGAGAAACTTTACCTGCGGCCTGGCAAATACATCATTGAAGTAGAAGCCAACGGCACCAAGTCCACCCAGGAATTCACGCTAAGGGCCCCAGAACGCCGCGGCCGCGAATAG